A window of Thermosynechococcus sp. NK55a contains these coding sequences:
- a CDS encoding glycosyltransferase family 2 protein produces MFFSVVIPTYNRLPILEKCVRAIAHQRWHPDLGIKGYEVIIVDDGSTDNTVEWLKEHRHEFPCVQWLQQEHLGPAAARNLGIQAAQGDWMIFIDSDLVVTSTFLDAHVRRLMREQKRLGIEDVTQVPAFSYGRVINTCNFEDPTSEPYKITDFSAAYFATGNVAIARHWLEKAGLFDTQFQLYGWEDLELGVRLKKLGLRLLKCPEAVGYHWHPSFSLSQVPALIQKEIERGRMGVLFYKKHPIWEVKLMIQMTPFHYLLWAILSLGGMLNEKTLAPLLQWLINIGRPQDALEVARIFLNWYNVQAVYAAYQSEIKNSK; encoded by the coding sequence ATGTTTTTTAGCGTTGTAATTCCTACCTATAATCGTTTGCCGATTTTAGAAAAGTGTGTGCGGGCGATCGCCCATCAAAGATGGCATCCTGATCTGGGCATCAAGGGCTATGAAGTCATTATTGTTGACGATGGTTCAACGGACAATACGGTTGAGTGGCTCAAAGAGCATCGTCATGAATTTCCCTGTGTGCAATGGTTGCAACAGGAGCATCTTGGTCCTGCAGCTGCTCGCAACTTAGGTATCCAAGCAGCTCAGGGTGACTGGATGATTTTTATTGATAGCGACTTAGTTGTGACTTCAACCTTCTTAGATGCCCATGTGCGGCGCTTAATGCGAGAACAAAAACGCCTTGGAATAGAGGATGTGACTCAGGTTCCTGCCTTTTCCTATGGGCGTGTGATTAATACCTGTAATTTTGAAGATCCAACTTCAGAGCCATATAAGATAACTGATTTTTCAGCTGCCTATTTTGCAACGGGAAATGTGGCGATCGCCCGCCACTGGTTGGAAAAGGCAGGCCTCTTTGATACCCAGTTTCAACTCTACGGCTGGGAAGATTTAGAACTAGGGGTGCGCCTAAAAAAATTAGGTTTACGATTACTGAAGTGCCCTGAAGCAGTTGGCTACCACTGGCATCCCTCCTTTTCCCTCAGCCAAGTGCCTGCCCTCATTCAGAAAGAGATTGAAAGGGGGAGAATGGGGGTCTTGTTCTATAAAAAGCATCCGATTTGGGAAGTGAAGCTCATGATTCAAATGACCCCTTTTCATTACCTTCTTTGGGCAATCCTATCCCTCGGTGGTATGCTCAATGAAAAAACCCTGGCACCCCTGTTGCAATGGTTGATTAACATCGGTCGCCCCCAAGATGCCCTTGAGGTGGCTCGCATCTTTTTGAACTGGTACAATGTTCAAGCGGTTTATGCAGCCTATCAAAGTGAAATTAAAA
- a CDS encoding glycosyltransferase, translating to MVLTPQSGLAWQWGPWLFCNTPSSERLFLTLSSIAIFVNNFIMNVINKPLISVILPVYNSEKYLHLAMESIISQTVDNFELIIINDGSLDKSFEILSNYAKIDSRICLINQSNQGLVKTLNQAIEIARGEYIARMDADDVALPHRFASQLNFLWEKKLDICGASVQLIGTATGYWHYPYSHEGCEAELLFGVPFAHPSVIGRSEVFKELRYSSEWPLVEDYDLWQRAWAAGFKMGNLPEALLQYRTHRKQTSSLYRRQQAQNSQRIRSRHWQQLLSVKLGIARTEAQEAEKDPWKTFQLLWQLKQCYKGTEAEKNLDHAFLRLCSHRLHSWVLDRTS from the coding sequence ATGGTATTAACACCACAGTCGGGGCTGGCCTGGCAATGGGGGCCATGGCTCTTTTGCAATACACCTTCGAGTGAGCGACTATTTTTAACTCTCTCTTCAATCGCTATTTTTGTTAATAATTTCATCATGAATGTCATTAATAAGCCACTTATTTCAGTGATCTTACCTGTTTACAATTCCGAAAAATATCTTCATTTAGCTATGGAATCTATCATTAGTCAAACCGTTGATAATTTTGAGTTGATTATAATTAATGATGGTTCCTTGGATAAATCATTTGAAATATTGTCGAATTATGCAAAAATTGATTCTCGTATTTGCTTAATCAACCAATCTAACCAAGGTTTAGTCAAAACACTGAATCAAGCAATTGAAATTGCTAGGGGTGAGTATATCGCCAGAATGGATGCAGATGACGTGGCTCTACCTCATAGGTTCGCATCTCAGCTTAACTTTCTTTGGGAGAAGAAATTAGATATTTGTGGCGCATCGGTTCAACTCATCGGCACAGCAACTGGTTACTGGCACTATCCCTATTCCCATGAAGGTTGTGAAGCAGAGCTGTTGTTTGGTGTACCTTTTGCCCATCCATCTGTGATCGGTCGCTCGGAGGTATTCAAGGAGCTGAGGTACTCCTCTGAGTGGCCACTGGTGGAAGATTATGATCTATGGCAGCGGGCATGGGCAGCAGGGTTCAAGATGGGGAATCTCCCGGAGGCACTTCTCCAATACCGGACGCATCGGAAACAAACCTCCAGCCTTTACCGCCGCCAGCAAGCTCAAAATAGTCAACGGATTCGTTCGCGCCACTGGCAGCAACTCCTAAGTGTCAAGTTAGGTATTGCGCGAACTGAGGCTCAGGAAGCAGAGAAAGACCCATGGAAAACGTTCCAACTCCTGTGGCAGCTAAAGCAATGTTATAAAGGAACAGAAGCAGAAAAAAACCTTGACCATGCGTTTCTGCGCCTTTGTTCTCACCGTCTTCATAGTTGGGTTTTAGATAGAACAAGCTAG
- a CDS encoding metal ABC transporter permease codes for MMITWLLEPLQHAFMVKALGVSTLVGGVCAVLSCFLTLKGWALMGDAVSHAVLPGVVLAYWLGLPLALGAFVFGLMAVTLIGFIQQQTRVKEDTVIGLVFTGFFALGLVLLSKTASSVDLMHILFGNVLGISDRDLWQTVIVSLMTLITIALLHRDLILFCFDPTHARTIGLNTTLLYYLLLALLSLTTVAALQTVGIILVVAMLITPGATAYLLSDRFGIMVLIALAVGGLGSLLGTYISYYLDVSTGGCIVVLQAVIFFLTMIFAPKHGLLAKARSPLS; via the coding sequence ATGATGATCACTTGGCTATTGGAACCACTGCAACACGCGTTTATGGTCAAGGCACTGGGAGTAAGCACCCTTGTGGGCGGCGTTTGTGCCGTATTGTCTTGTTTTTTGACCCTGAAGGGCTGGGCACTGATGGGGGATGCCGTGTCCCATGCAGTCTTACCTGGTGTGGTTTTGGCCTACTGGCTAGGGTTACCCCTTGCTTTGGGAGCTTTTGTCTTTGGTCTGATGGCCGTGACCCTGATTGGTTTCATTCAGCAGCAGACAAGGGTAAAGGAGGATACCGTTATTGGCTTGGTGTTTACGGGCTTTTTTGCCTTGGGGTTGGTGTTGCTCTCGAAAACCGCCAGTAGCGTTGACCTGATGCACATTCTCTTTGGGAATGTCTTGGGCATTAGCGATCGCGACCTCTGGCAAACGGTCATTGTTAGCCTCATGACACTGATCACGATCGCTCTCTTGCATCGCGACTTGATCCTCTTTTGCTTTGATCCGACCCATGCCCGCACCATTGGTCTGAATACAACGCTGCTGTACTATCTTCTGCTGGCGTTGCTATCCCTAACCACTGTGGCTGCCCTGCAAACCGTGGGCATCATTCTCGTTGTGGCGATGCTAATTACACCGGGGGCAACCGCCTATTTGCTGAGCGATCGCTTTGGCATCATGGTACTGATTGCCCTAGCCGTGGGTGGTCTTGGCAGTTTACTGGGCACCTACATCAGTTACTACCTTGATGTGTCAACGGGTGGCTGTATTGTTGTCCTGCAAGCAGTGATTTTTTTCCTGACGATGATTTTTGCCCCCAAGCATGGTCTTTTGGCCAAAGCCCGCTCTCCCCTGAGTTAG
- the ftsZ gene encoding cell division protein FtsZ — protein sequence MESDQRWPTEPVPSEVRASFVLGEVGIASGNSDHGAPADVLRSYDSLVETSAARIKVIGVGGGGGNAVNRMIASNVAGVEFWCVNTDAQALAQSQAHRCLQIGQKLTRGLGAGGNPAIGQKAAEESREDLAAALKDADLIFITCGMGGGTGTGAAPIVAEVAKEQGALTVAVVTRPFTFEGRRRASQADEGIEALQSRVDTLIVIPNDKILSVISEQTSVQDAFRVADDVLRQGVQGISDIINLPGLINVDFADIRSVMADAGSAMMGIGIASGKSRATEAALSAISSPLLEGSIEGAKGVVFNITGGTDLTLHEVNAAAEVIYNVADANANIIFGAVIDPQMQGEVQITVIATGFSGEPMSRSRTTTKTTPLTNRPLTTAPPTPEAPAPEVEAKPRLDIPEFLQRRRPTP from the coding sequence ATGGAGTCAGATCAACGGTGGCCTACGGAACCTGTTCCGTCTGAAGTCCGCGCCTCCTTTGTCTTGGGAGAGGTAGGCATTGCATCTGGCAACAGTGACCATGGCGCACCAGCCGATGTGTTAAGGAGTTATGACAGCTTGGTGGAAACTTCAGCGGCGCGCATCAAAGTGATTGGTGTCGGTGGTGGCGGTGGCAATGCAGTTAACCGCATGATTGCCAGTAATGTGGCTGGTGTTGAATTTTGGTGCGTCAATACTGATGCCCAGGCGCTCGCCCAATCCCAAGCCCACCGCTGCCTGCAAATTGGCCAGAAACTCACCCGTGGTCTTGGTGCAGGTGGCAACCCTGCCATTGGTCAAAAGGCGGCTGAAGAATCCCGTGAAGACCTTGCTGCGGCGCTCAAGGATGCTGATTTGATTTTCATTACCTGTGGCATGGGTGGCGGTACTGGCACTGGTGCTGCCCCAATTGTGGCGGAAGTAGCCAAGGAACAGGGAGCCCTAACCGTGGCAGTGGTGACCCGCCCCTTTACCTTTGAGGGTCGTCGTCGAGCGAGCCAAGCCGATGAAGGGATTGAAGCACTGCAAAGTCGCGTTGATACCCTAATCGTGATTCCCAATGACAAGATTCTCTCGGTGATCTCTGAGCAAACATCGGTTCAGGATGCGTTTCGCGTTGCCGATGATGTGCTGCGCCAAGGGGTTCAGGGGATTTCCGACATTATTAACCTGCCGGGGCTGATTAACGTGGATTTTGCCGATATTCGCTCGGTGATGGCTGATGCCGGTTCTGCCATGATGGGCATTGGTATTGCCTCTGGAAAGTCACGAGCCACTGAAGCCGCCCTCAGTGCCATTTCCTCACCGCTACTGGAGGGGTCTATCGAGGGTGCCAAGGGCGTTGTCTTTAACATTACAGGGGGCACAGATCTCACCCTCCATGAAGTCAATGCTGCTGCAGAGGTCATTTACAATGTGGCCGATGCCAACGCCAATATCATCTTTGGTGCTGTGATTGATCCCCAAATGCAAGGGGAAGTTCAAATCACCGTTATCGCCACTGGCTTTAGTGGTGAACCCATGAGCCGCAGCCGTACCACAACCAAGACAACACCCCTGACGAACCGCCCCCTAACAACGGCACCTCCCACTCCTGAAGCACCTGCACCAGAGGTTGAAGCCAAACCCAGGTTGGATATTCCTGAGTTTCTCCAGCGACGGCGACCAACCCCCTAG
- a CDS encoding TIGR00297 family protein has translation MIRCCQYSRRAVLVDGILLLNPWWMGVLLNTVLGAIALLTRQKLLTPAGLFHAWLLGVLIWGTLSWQGYLIVMVYFLVGSAVTRLGMTEKEAAGIAEKRSGARGPENVWGSAFTGTVCALLVVLLPQWRELFLVAFVASFSTKLSDTCASEVGKAYGQRTFLITTLQPVPRGTEGAVSLEGTLAGLVGATAIALLGWSVGLMGAIAIPICILAAFFANLVESLVGATLQGRYPWLSNELVNGINTTVGAGLAMGAMALLQYTFE, from the coding sequence ATGATAAGGTGCTGCCAGTACAGTCGGAGGGCGGTTCTCGTGGATGGCATCCTGTTACTGAATCCTTGGTGGATGGGTGTTTTGCTCAATACCGTCCTTGGCGCGATCGCCCTTCTGACCCGGCAAAAATTACTCACCCCAGCAGGACTTTTCCATGCGTGGCTCCTCGGCGTGCTGATTTGGGGCACCTTAAGCTGGCAAGGCTATCTGATTGTCATGGTCTATTTCCTTGTTGGTTCAGCTGTCACCCGCCTCGGTATGACCGAAAAAGAGGCCGCTGGTATTGCGGAAAAACGCTCAGGGGCGCGCGGACCGGAGAACGTCTGGGGCTCGGCTTTTACAGGGACTGTCTGCGCACTCCTTGTAGTTTTACTTCCCCAATGGCGGGAGTTATTCCTAGTGGCGTTTGTTGCCAGTTTTAGTACGAAGCTGTCGGACACCTGTGCCAGTGAAGTAGGCAAAGCCTATGGCCAGCGCACGTTCCTCATCACCACACTGCAACCTGTGCCGCGGGGCACTGAAGGTGCCGTGAGCCTAGAGGGAACCCTGGCGGGGCTAGTTGGTGCGACTGCAATTGCTCTGCTAGGCTGGAGTGTGGGCTTGATGGGGGCGATCGCCATTCCCATTTGCATCCTTGCTGCTTTCTTTGCCAATCTTGTGGAGAGTCTAGTGGGAGCAACGCTGCAGGGACGCTACCCTTGGCTCAGCAATGAACTGGTCAATGGTATTAACACCACAGTCGGGGCTGGCCTGGCAATGGGGGCCATGGCTCTTTTGCAATACACCTTCGAGTGA